The following proteins come from a genomic window of Lolium rigidum isolate FL_2022 chromosome 5, APGP_CSIRO_Lrig_0.1, whole genome shotgun sequence:
- the LOC124656682 gene encoding UDP-glycosyltransferase 90A1-like, producing the protein MALAALSVLPHVAIFPFMAKGHTIPLIQLVHHLRRRRIATVTFFTTPGNAAFVRDGLTGTDDTAVVELAFPTDVPGVPAGVESAEGLTSMASFVAFTGAVSLLQPQLEAYLAAMEPPASLLVADAFLFWANASAARLGVPKVSFFGMSAFAQVMRELRNRHDACAVLRPGDVDGDGNPTTFTVPEFPHMKLSFEDLMAPFGDPSSIAPMMELDGKLGKAIEESRGLIINTFHALESPYIEFWNKSCGPKAWSVGPLCLSQPSSASDDAARPPWMAWLDEKAATGRAVLYVALGTLAAIPEAQLKEVADGLERAEVDFIWAVRPENIDLGAGFEDRTKNRGLVVREWVDQPGILRHESVKGFLSHCGWNSVLESVTAGVPLAVWPMQADQPFNARFVIEELKIAVRVKTSDGTMRGLVTNKEVSKVVRELMLGEVGAEAAKSIAELAKEAVSEGGSSWRAAEEMIHELCATKVHVK; encoded by the coding sequence ATGGCTCTTGCTGCCTTGTCTGTCCTCCCTCACGTAGCAATCTTCCCTTTCATGGCCAAGGGCCACACCATCCCGCTCATCCAGCTCGTCCACCACCTCCGTCGCCGCCGCATCGCCACCGTCACCTTCTTCACCACCCCCGGCAACGCCGCCTTCGTACGCGACGGGTTGACGGGCACGGACGACACGGCCGTAGTTGAGCTCGCTTTCCCCACCGACGTCCCGGGAGTCCCGGCGGGCGTGGAGAGCGCCGAGGGGCTCACGTCCATGGCCTCTTTCGTcgccttcaccggcgccgtgtcgCTGCTCCAGCCGCAGCTCGAGGCGTACCTTGCAGCCATGGAGCCCCCGGCCAGCCTCCTCGTCGCCGACGCGTTCCTGTTCTGGGCGAACGCGTCGGCCGCCAGGCTGGGCGTCCCGAAGGTGTCCTTCTTCGGCATGTCGGCGTTCGCTCAGGTCATGCGTGAGCTGCGCAACCGCCACGACGCGTGCGCGGTGCTGCGGCCGGGCGACGTCGACGGCGATGGCAACCCGACCACGTTCACGGTGCCGGAGTTCCCGCACATGAAGCTCAGCTTCGAGGACCTCATGGCGCCTTTCGGGGACCCGTCTTCGATCGCTCCGATGATGGAGCTGGACGGCAAGCTGGGCAAGGCCATAGAGGAGAGCCGTGGCCTGATCATCAACACCTTTCATGCCCTAGAGAGCCCGTACATCGAGTTCTGGAACAAGAGCTGCGGGCCCAAGGCATGGTCCGTCGGCCCGCTCTGTCTCTCCCAGCCATCGTCGGCGtccgacgacgccgcccggcCACCATGGATGGCATGGCTGGACGAGAAGGCGGCCACCGGCCGGGCCGTGCTGTACGTCGCGCTCGGGACGCTGGCCGCGATCCCGGAGGCTCAGCTGAAGGAGGTCGCGGACGGGCTGGAGCGGGCCGAGGTGGACTTCATATGGGCCGTGAGGCCGGAAAACATTGATCTTGGTGCAGGGTTCGAGGATCGTACCAAGAACAGAGGCTTGGTGGTAAGAGAGTGGGTCGACCAACCGGGGATTCTGCGGCACGAGAGCGTGAAAGGGTTCCTGAGCCACTGCGGATGGAACTCGGTGCTGGAGAGCGTCACCGCCGGCGTGCCGCTCGCGGTCTGGCCTATGCAAGCCGACCAACCTTTCAACGCAAGGTTCGTAATCGAGGAGCTCAAGATTGCGGTCAGAGTTAAGACGAGTGACGGAACAATGAGGGGTTTGGTCACAAACAAAGAAGTTTCCAAAGTGGTCAGGGAGCTTATGCTCGGGGAGGTGGGAGCTGAAGCGGCGAAGAGCATTGCAGAGTTAGCAAAAGAAGCCGTGTCGGAGGGAGGATCCTCTTGGAGGGCTGCCGAAGAGATGATCCATGAGTTGTGCGCAACGAAAGTGCACGTAAAATGA
- the LOC124656683 gene encoding transient receptor potential cation channel subfamily A member 1-like, translating into MESINPAAAGEDASAPALAPVVMDPSLLMAVSMGDCQALRTLLNHVCPTPVAPQVVVEVPDGSTITSGSSDVQHQEGASDQPAAPSAESLLEGVTPLGDTALHVVAKSGYSSRENLDCARVVYNKAKHLLDKPNNLGDTPLHFAARSGSREMVHCLLELSKGEDGGSDRVESFLRKQNMCGETALHDAIRKKNKDMVILLLTEDSQLARVPSAGMSPLYLAIFLEQYHIAIILHDEDNQLSYSGPDGQNALHVSVMRDTGTLLFLEEVYTFMQYFA; encoded by the exons ATGGAGTCGATCAACCCTGCCGCTGCCGGCGAGGATGCCAGCGCTCCCGCTCTGGCTCCAGTAGTCATGGATCCCTCGCTTCTAATGGCTGTGAGCATGGGTGACTGCCAGGCGCTAAGGACTCTCCTGAACCATGTCTGCCCGACGCCGGTGGCACCTCAGGTCGTTGTCGAGGTGCCAGACGGAAGCACCATCACCAGCGGAAGCTCGGACGTGCAACATCAAGAAGGTGCTAGTGATCAGCCAGCCGCGCCCTCTGCAGAGTCGCTCCTAGAGGGAGTCACACCTCTTGGGGACACGGCCCTTCATGTGGTAGCAAAATCTG GATATTCATCGAGGGAAAACTTAGACTGCGCGCGTGTGGTGTATAACAAGGCCAAACACTTGTTGGATAAGCCCAACAACTTGGGTGACACGCCACTACACTTTGCTGCCCGGTCAGGTAGTAGGGAGATGGTGCATTGTCTTCTGGAGTTATCaaaaggcgaggacggcggcagTGACAGAGTCGAGTCTTTTCTAAGAAAGCAAAACATGTGCGGGGAGACGGCATTGCATGATGCAATCCGTAAGAAGAACAAAGATATGGTTATATTGCTACTGACGGAGGATTCCCAGCTGGCTCGTGTTCCGAGTGCAGGGATGTCACCACTCTACTTGGCTATCTTCCTAGAGCAATACCATATTGCAATCATACTCCATGATGAAGACAACCAGTTGTCGTACTCTGGACCAGATGGACAAAATGCGCTTCATGTATCAGTCATGAGGGACACAGGTACTTTACTTTTCCTTGAAGAAGTTTATACTTTCATGCAGTACTTTGCTTAA